TCCCGCCACCCTCGCCCGCTGCGATCGGATCGTCGACCTGCGGGAGGCACAGCGAACGAGGTGACCCGCCGCGGCCGCGGTCAACCGGCCACGCGCGGCGAACACCGGGGCCGGTCCGGGTTCCCGCCGGGCGCGTCGATGGCCGTCAAGACCTTGATCCTTCTTCGCCGTCGGGCCGACCCGCTTGCGACGCGTCAGGACCACCGTGACGATGCCGGCCGTGGTGAGCAGCACGGCGAGCGCCCTTGGGACCGCTCGACGTCCGGGTCACGACCGAGCCCGTCACCTCTACCCGCGGTCCCCGCCGGAGCCGTCGCTCCCGAGAGTCCGCTTTGGCGCGTCCGCGGGAGGGTCCGGGCACCGCGAAGCGGTCCGAAGTGGATCAGTGCTCGTCGTAGTGCTCGCCGTGGACGGCATGGCGGTGACCGTCGTGCACGTAGTCGACGTGGTCGCCGTGCGGGACGGCCACGTGGCCGCAGCCCTCGCCGTGCGCGTGGGCGTGGTCGTCGTGGGCGCCGTGGTCGGCCGGTTCGCACTCGTCGAAGTGCCCCTCGTGAGCCCGGTGCAGGTGACCGTCGTGCGCGTAGTCGACGTGGTCCTCGTGCGGGACGGCCACGTGGCCGCAGCCCTCGCCGTGCGCGTGGCCGTGATCGGTGTGCTCGAGGTGTGCCGTGGTCACAGGCAACCGCCTTTCGATGTCCCGGGCCTCGCATCACCCGGATGTCCCAACGCCCGTAACCGAGCGCAACAACACATTAGGACGTGCGCATGTATGCCGCACCTCGACCGATCGCCCGACCGGCCCAGCGGCGCCCGAGAACCCTTCAATTGAGAACGCTTGTCATTTACGGGGTGGCGCATGGACACCTCATGCTGACCGAACTGCGCTTGGAGCACGGTTGCCTGTTGTGCACGATGCGGCTGGACCTGCTGCCGCTGCTGCGAAGTCTGGACGGGCCGGTGGTGGTGGTGCACCTGGACCCGTGCCCGCCCTGGAGGAGGGGCCGGACTCAGGTGGCCACTGGCAGGTCGGCGATGCGCCATTCGAGCATGCCGTCCGCGAGACGGCGTGCTTCACGACCATGTGCGGTGAGCAAGCGGACGGCCTCGTGGGCGAGTACGCAGTAGGCGCCACGGCAGTAGGCGACGATCTCCTGTGCCATCGGGATCTCTGCGAGCCGGTCTGCCAACTCCTCGACCGGGATGGAGATCGCACCCGGGATGTGGCCGGCGTCGTACTCCTCACGAGGCCGCACATCCAGGACCACCACATCGCCGGACCGGGCGCGCCGTACCAGTTCATCCCGAGTGACCTGCTCGGTGTCCTGGCCGAGATAGGCGATACGGGCGGCTTCGACATCCGGCAGGTGCTCACTGGCTACCGTCCGCACGAGCGCGTACAGCCCGGCGACATCGGTGCCGGTGAGCCGGTAGTACACCTTCGTGCCCTCCCGACGGGTCGTCACGAGGTTGGCTTGCTTGAGCGTCTGGAGGTGCGCCGACGCTGTGGTCAGCCCCAGTTCGGCCACGCGCGCGAGCGCCTCCACCGTACGTTCGCCCTGTGCCAGCAAGTCCAGCAGTTCCAAGCGTTTCCCACTGGCCAAAGCCTTGCCCACGCGGGCGAATTGCTCGAACAGCGCCGTCTTCGCGTCTCTGTCGCCCATCGTTCTCCAATCATCCATGGAGCATCGTATTCCACGTGGTGATGGCGCGTGAAGGCCCGGACCGACCTTGTCGGGGCCGCGTCAGGATAGCTTTCGCTGATCTTGTTCCGCTCGTCGTCGAGGGCCTTGGGGTGTCAACGGGCGCTACAACGGAACACGGACGGGTCCTTCTCGACGGACGAATGGGGTCGCACTCGTCACCTCGTCGCCGAAGGACCCGTCCGCGGCATCAAGCTCCGTCCGCTGTCACCCGACGTCGTGACAGCATGAGCTGTGCCGCGACCAGCACCACCGGCACGGCGGCCAGCCTGGCGAGCCATGGGTAGCCCCAGGCATCGAGGACCGCACCCGCGGGGAAGGCGGCCATGGCGGCGGCCAGTTGCATCAGGAGGTCGGACACGCCCTGTGCTCGCGGGCGTGCGGACTCCTGCACCGACCCGGTGAGCAGTGCCGACCCGGCCACGAATCCAGCGGACCAGCCCAGGCCCAGTACCACCAGGCCGACCATGATGCCGGTCACGGCGTTGCCGTGGGTCGTCTGGAGAATTCCGCACGCGAGCAGGAGAAGTCCAAGTCCGAGACCGAGGACCTTCCGTGCGCCGAAGCGGTCGACCAGCCAGCCGAAGAGCGGCGACAGCAGGAACATGCCGGCGAGGTGCACACTGATGGCGGCGCCGACGACCCGTAGTGATTCGCCACCGTGATGAAGGTGCAGCGAGGCCATGTTCATACCTGACACCATCACCGCGTGGACGACCGCGACGGCGATGACGGCGCGGCGGGCTTCCGGGGTTCGTGCGAGGAGCCGCAAGGTGGGGCGAAGCTTGCCTGCCTTGACGGGTTGAGCGTCGCCACCGCTCAGCGATCGGGCCAGTAGCAGGGGATCGGGTCGGAGCCACAGGTACGCCGCTCCGGCGGAGAGCACCAGTCCGAGGCCGATCACGAAGAACGGGCCGGTGAACG
This is a stretch of genomic DNA from Saccharothrix ecbatanensis. It encodes these proteins:
- a CDS encoding MFS transporter — its product is MQRRTIRVLLGTQIIFAVVMAMASPVTALLVQDFTHSSTLAGLAQAATIAGGVLAAVPLAELTVRRGRRIGVTSGYLVAGMGAVIVVVGGVVEVFLLVLFGTTLVGAAVAAGLQARFAATDLAESHQRGRAIGIVVWASTFGGVAGPLLAGPSDEIARGIGLPAFTGPFFVIGLGLVLSAGAAYLWLRPDPLLLARSLSGGDAQPVKAGKLRPTLRLLARTPEARRAVIAVAVVHAVMVSGMNMASLHLHHGGESLRVVGAAISVHLAGMFLLSPLFGWLVDRFGARKVLGLGLGLLLLACGILQTTHGNAVTGIMVGLVVLGLGWSAGFVAGSALLTGSVQESARPRAQGVSDLLMQLAAAMAAFPAGAVLDAWGYPWLARLAAVPVVLVAAQLMLSRRRVTADGA
- a CDS encoding ArsR/SmtB family transcription factor, producing MGDRDAKTALFEQFARVGKALASGKRLELLDLLAQGERTVEALARVAELGLTTASAHLQTLKQANLVTTRREGTKVYYRLTGTDVAGLYALVRTVASEHLPDVEAARIAYLGQDTEQVTRDELVRRARSGDVVVLDVRPREEYDAGHIPGAISIPVEELADRLAEIPMAQEIVAYCRGAYCVLAHEAVRLLTAHGREARRLADGMLEWRIADLPVAT